The genomic segment attatggggagcaaggacatggcagaccaattgaataattactttggttctgtcttcactaagaaggacataaataatcttccagaaatagtaggggacagagggtccagtgagatggaggaactgagcgaaatatatgttagtagggaagtggtgttaggtaaattgaagggattaaaggcagataaatccccagggccagatggtctgcatcccagagtgcttaaggaagtagcctaagaaatagtggatgcattagtgataatttttcaaaacgctttagattctggactagttcctgaggattggagggtggctaatgtaactccactttttaaaaaaggagggagagagaaaccagggaattatagaccagttagcctaacatcggtgatggggaaactgctagagtcaattatcaaagatgtgataacagcacatttggaaagcggtgaaatcatcggacaaagtcagcatggatttgtgaaaggaaaatcatgtctgacgaatctcatagaattttttgaggatgtaactagtagagtggataggggagaaccagtggatgtggtatatttggattttcaaaaggcttttgacaaggtcccacacaggagattagtgtgcaaacttaaagcacacggtattgggggtaaggtattgatgtggatagagaattggttggcagacaggaagcaaagagtgagaataaacgggaccatttcagaatggcaggcagtgactagtggggtaccgcaaggctcagtgctgggaccccagttgtttacaatatatattaatgacttggatgagggaattaaatgcagcatctccaagtttgcggatgacatgaagctgggcggcagtgttagctgtgaggaggatgttaagaggatgcagggtgacttggataggttgggtgagtgggcaaattcatggcagatgcaatttaatgtggataaatgtgaagttatccactttggtggcaaaaacaggaagacagattattatctgaatggtggccgattaggaaaaggggaggtgcaacgagacctgggtgtcattatataccagtcattgaaagtgggcatgcaggtacagcaggcggtgaaaaaggcgaatggtatgctggcattcatagcaagaggattcaagtacaggagcagggaggtactactgcagttgtacaaggccttggtgagaccacacctggagtattgtgtgcagttttggtcccctaatctgaggaaagacatccttgccatagagggagtacagagaaggttcaccagattgattcctgggatggcaggactttcatatgatgaaagactggatgaactaggcttatactcgttggaatttagaagattgagggaggatctgattgaaacatataaaatcctaaagggattggacaggcgagatgcaggaagattgttcccgatgttggggaagtccagaacgaggggtcacagtttgaggataaaggggaagccttttaggacagagattaggaaaaacttcttcacacagagagtggtgaatctgtggaattctctgccacaggaaagagttgaggccagttcattggctatatttaagagagggttagatatagcccttgtggctaaagggatcagtggctatggagggaaggctggtacagggttctgagttggatgatcagccatgatcatactgaatggcggtgcaggctcgaagggccgaatggcctactcctgcacctattttctatgtttctacttccttcagaacacgagggtgcattccatctggtctgggagatttatctacctttagactattcagcttcctgagtactttctctgtcgtaattgagactgcgcacacttctcttccctgccacccttgagtgtccggtataatgctgatgtcttcctcagtgaagacagatgcaaaatactcgttcagttcctctgccatctccttatctcccattacaatttctccagcatcattttctatcagttctatatctactctcacctgtcttttactctttatatacttaaaaaagcttttaatatcctctttgatattatttgctagcttcctttcatagttaatcttttccctcttcatgaccttcttggtttccttttgtaaggttttcaaatcttcccaatcctttgtcttcccactaatttttgcttccttgtatgccctctcctttgctttaactttggctttgacttctcttgacaaccacagttgcatcctttttccactcgaaaatttcttcttttttggaatatacctgtcttgctccttcctcacttctcgcataaactccagccactgctgctctgctgtctttcccgccagtgtccctttccagtcaactttggacagttcctctctcatgtcactgtaatttcctttactccactgaaataccgacacatcagattttggcttctctttttcaaatttcacagtgaactcaatcatgttatgatcactgtctcctaagggttccttcacctcaatctctctaatcaccttcggttcattacacaatacccaattcagtacagccgatccccttgtgggctcaacaacaagctgttctaaaaagccatctcgcagacattgtacaaattctctctcttgagatccagtgctgacctgattttcccaatccactcgcatgttaaaatcccgcacaattatcataacaccgcccttctgacaagccttttctatttcctgttgtaatttgtagtccacatccctgcagctgtttggaggcctataaataactgccatcagggtccttttacccctgcgatttcttagctcaacgcataaagattctgcaccttccaatcatataccacctctttctaatgatttaatatcatttcttaccaataaagccacgcctccccctctgcctaccttcctatccttctgatacaccgtgtatccttggacgttcagctcccagagacatgcatcctttagccacatctctgtgatggccacaatatcatacctgccaatctgtacctgtacgacaagatcatccaccttgttccttatgctgcgtgcatttaagtataacaccttaagaccagtatttgatactttttgctttgatttcactgcaactttattgcactgcaactcatcccaatggctacaaatttgctccatcacctgcctgtctttcctgacatctttactgctcactatcttagatttatttctgttttctccttcctccgctctgtcattccggttcccattcccctgccaaattagtttaaaccctccctaacagctctattaaactttcccgccaggatattggtccccttcgggttcaagtgtaacctgtcctttttgaacaggtcatacttcccccagaagagatcccaattatccaagaatctgaagccctgccccctgcaccagtctctcagccacgcattcatctgcctgatcctactattcttgccctcgctagcacgtggcacaggtagcaatcccgagattactaccctagaggtcctgcttctcagcttccttcctaactcctggaaatctctcttcaggacctcctcctttgtcctatctatgtcattggtaccaacatgtaccaagactactggctgctcaccctcccccttcagaatattcaggacccaatccgagacatcctgtaccctggcacctgggaggcaacacaccatgcgggtatctccatcaggctcacagaatctcctgtccgttcccctggctatggaatcccctacgactaccgcatttctcttctccctccttctctcctgcacaacagcgccaagctcagtgccagagaccccggtcaccatgggcgtcccctgtcaggtcaaccccctcaacagcatccagaacaagatatttgttgctgatatTTGTTCCTTGGAATATAAAtgattgaggggaggtttgatggaggtgtaccaaaattatgaggattacagatggggtaaatgcaagctggctttttccactgagattggatgagactacaaccagaggccatggattaagtgtgaaaggtgaaattttaaggggaacatgatgggaaacttcCTCACACAGACGAACATCCGCATGTGGAATGAACAGCCCGTACAATTGGtgaatgcaagctcaatttcatcatttaagaggtttatgtaggtacctggatggtagggatatgtgagtggaaagtttaaatagttcagcacaaacttgataggccgaagggtctctttctgtgttggacttttctatgactgtgacaagaacctaaaataatactaatattcactctaattccttttaacagctgtgcagaccaaccatacatctGAGTCGGAGTCATTCAcatggtgttaaaactgtggcactttaaattaacagaacataaaagaaaatcccagctgtacgtcaacaaaggctatttgtgtgagagtgtttcagttactgtggggccaggcacccatgcagctcagtgggaacaaggaataataccaatggagagagtcaaactgagccaggtcacagactggagatggcagaaatgccccattctcatagacaggaagagcatcagagaatttgatggtcattccatataccagcactgtgcccagttagaagatgatttctctctccaaattGGGTTGaaattcactgtaacagtgtgatgccagatcacaccttgacaactcaagtgatctcatctgaaatgttgtccttcacctattgatggattttgtaaatctttttacaggttaaaaacgacgaggaatttgtctacgggaatcttgaacacaacacgccagttttgctgtctctgtccagatatttaagaagtggagcaagggattcactcgatcatccttcctgctcagactgtggggagggattcacttgatcatctGACCAACTGGcacgcccgtcattttacacaggggtgaacccattcatctgctcagacagcaggaatggattcactcggtcatctcaactgaaggtgcatcagcaatttcacactgggcaaggccattcatctgttctgtgggtgagaagggattcagtcagtcttcccacctgtggatgcaccagtcagttcacactgggcagaggctagtcatctgctgaatttgtggggaaggattcacttggttatctgacctaatggctcaccagcgagttcacactggggatcgGCTGTTCACCTGcgcggactgtgggaagggattcacttactcttctaaactgaaggtacatcagcgagttcacactggagagaggccattcacctgctcagactgtgggaagggattcatttcgtcatctcaactgaaggtacatcagcgagttcacactggggagaggccgttcacctgctcagactgtgggaagggattcactcagtcatttcaactgctgagacaccagtcagttcacaccagagagtggccattcacctgctcagactgtgggaagggattcatttcgtcatctaaactgaaggtacatcagcgagttcatacaggggagaggccgttcacctgctcagactgtgggaagagttacactcagtcatctgacctaatgggacaccagagagttcacaccggggagtggccgttcacctgctcagactgtgggaagggattcatttcagcacctaaactgaaggtacatcagagagttcacacaggggagaagccgttcacctgctcagactgtggaaagggattcacgcGGTCATCtaaattgaaggtacatcagagacttcacactggagagaggccattcacttgctcagtctgtcggaagggatttacttcctcatctcaactgaaggtacatcagcacgttcacactggagagaggccgttcacctgctcagactgtgggaagggattcactttgtcacctCACCTACTAAGACACCAGTTAGTTCATACCGGggcgtggccattcacctgctcagtctgtgggaaaggattcactgaattatcctccctacagagacaccagtcagttcacactgggaagtggcagttcacctgctcagtctgtggcaaGGGATTCAATCGGTCATCTCACCTCGTGACACACCAGTCAGCCCACACaggggaatggccattcacctgctcagactgtgggaagggattcatttcgtcatctcaactgaagatacatcagcgatttcatactggggagaggccgttcacctgctcagactgtgggaagggatttactatgtcatctcatctgaaggtacatcagcgagttcacactggggagaggccgttcacctgctcagtatgtgggaagggattcactcggtcatgtcaactacagagacatcagcgagttcacactggatagaGGCTGAtctcctgctcagactttgggaggaGATTCTCctagccaaatcaaccaaatgtgtatcattgagttcacactggggagaggccgttcacctgctctgactgtGGGAAGCAATTCGCTTAGTCATCTAACCTTATATAACCCCggcttcggctagcagcttatTATAGGGGCTGATAGTCCCTCAGCCTGGCCAAACTTTAGAAATCTTGTtttggtggatgctgtgtgatgtgttccctgttacaaatcagtaccccaaaataacaaacagtaaacaatatgtgattaagtgattgagctttataattcttactttgactatgtggttagtgaagtaaacaaaaaaagataaaagggcccactctctccattcgtgtcttctcatctctccctgacaaaagaccatgaaaatctctcttccagactcacaaggaagaacatttctgtcattggataaccctgtactccaaaaccctgttatctctagttgtaacctaaacattgctgctacagagaaaccattacctcagcagtgaaacgtTACAGAGAGATCGTTACATTAGCTGTGAAACCTTACAGCTTGTGAcgcactaccgggttcacactggggagaaagtttcaataagctgcttgctggatatttgtccatcaccgttgctgattgcaatttcgagagtgactgtcggtgctgaactctgcaattattgttgctgctcaccacacccagttctgcaccctggtcactgggcatgggaggagtttcttctgctgtatattcacctttaatgggactggagttgaatATTCTGGAtaagagacaaataaatcagttctattttaaactctgtctatggtacttagtgaatttataacacaactagtgtacagtagagagtcaactcgggccggctggaccctgccagtgattcagttccacaacagtccttttcaatcctcccctgttgttcatctctcgctctccctgtggtgatgagttcgaaacagtcaccactctgtgggtgaagaggattCCGTTGaactttctgcagactgaagaagtcgaggagaagggaatcagcagcggggcgtggcaacgaatgacagagtagcaacatttggaaactgattgacagagaaaatctttcggttgtctatctgatgacacaaacaatgcctgcggtgaggtgctccactggtcaaggagtatgtgtgttgggaatggttttatttattgagggagttgttcctgcttgtttatcctgtaatattatatccaggtggttattatggattatcctatctgtaataatgtattgattatcaaataatttgtaagattttgactataaaactggatcaggcttgaatttatggtgcctttatgaagtgatggagggcattcatgagtttgaattttaaagcaagattttggtgaatgatatttgccacttgattgtacctttgtaagttatcacattgagttaaactgctgcaggattctgaaatgtgttggattgtttctggtttttcttggcattttctgcacttactgccttgtttgtttgtacttcatttacttttgttttttttttccttttgttaaccatCCTGTCCTGTACAGGTGTAccccacttttcaaacgttcacgttatgaaacctcactgttacaaaagacctacattagctccctgttttcgctaacagacggtgttttcactgttacagaaAAATCAGTGCACGAAAAAATCAGCGAGCCATAAAAGGCAGCATGCGCCCCGAGCGGCCGCTCTCcctccggattcggaacggcattctcgctggcattgcttaaatacgttgcattgagcagccgttagcgagatgagttctaaggtattggaaaagcctgaaagagctcgtaagggtgttacacttagcgtaaaattagacataattaagcgttttgatcatggtgaacgaagtaaggacaacatgagtttggcttgtggaagctgacgaagatgatgttgaagaggttttggcatcccatgaccaagaactgatagatgaagagctgatgcaattggaagagggaaggatcacaatcaaaaccgaattcaTTAGTGAAataaacgtgaagcaactgcgtgagatttttgctgcaatgataaagtacgactttaattttgaaagggtacgtcggtttaggggatatttgcaggatgatttgagtgcttacaaagaactgtatgatctaaaaaggtgcgaggctcagcagtcaagcaagccttccacatcagccacagcagacaacgaacctcgaccttcgacatcgaggtgggcagacataggagaagatgagctgcctgcctgatggaaacagacgacaccccagtgtcccaccaccccaacccccagaccGCGGATAGAtagtgattcgcggagaatgcagcggtagccgggaggcacacagcacacctttaagaaaaaagctgaaataaacatgctaattaattaggtgccacccgacacataattgttggcccagatcagaggcgatgcaatcggcactgatctgggctgacaattacgtgtcgggcggcacctaattaatttgcatgtttatttcggctttttttcttaaagatgtgctagatgcctcccggctactgctgcattcttcgcggcaatataTCGGTCAGCGGCCCGGagtgtgggggccactgcaccatcccaaactgcgacgactcagcctaacacagcaccatcagtgtgctcggctcTGTCCCGATTCTGATGAGTGATACTAAACTGTAcagacattatttctactttatatgggctgtgtatttttggtgttatttggtatgatttggcagcttcatagcttacaggttactggagagagtgttcttgccaacagcgcttgcatgagattttctgccgagagcgcttgtgtgagattttcgctacggagaacagtgctggcaatgattgtggaaaagtatttctactttatacaggctgtgtttttatcatatcattcctgcttttactatatgttactgttattttaggttttatgtgttatttggcatgatttcaTAGGTggtttttgggtctgcgaacgctcacaaaattttcccatataaataaatggtaatggcttcttcgctttatgacattttggCTTACAAACCATtccataggaacgctgtaccttcggatggcaggggaaacctataTTTTTGctaggaacccctctgtttctgggaagaggtctccaactctcagtcaggtgctcgatgcttccttgtcaccatctcatctgctcagatcattgggatgtctcccacggagggtcatactcgttccactggttaatgttttcttccatagtgatgattcatttttctgagttggcctctcatttaaaTTTTCTAGCCTGTCTTTCTTATCACAACTGCTTATCAGATACTTtcatgcttcttgaaagaacaagctggtagtggggttgtgtggctctgttggtaaaatattaaataaaatcattagaaagaggtgccaTAGCGTTGATAGGTCTAGaacctgtgggtagaattaaggaacagcaagtgTAAAAAAAatatccctgatgggaattgtatagagacctccaaacagtagtgagtATGTGATCCAcacattacaatgggagatagaaaatgcatgctaaaggggcaatgttacaatagtcatgggggattgtcatgcaagtgattaggaaaattaggatggtgttggtctcaagaggagaaattcctagaatgcctacaaggtgcTTTTTTACAGCAGCTCGTAGTTGAGACCaattggggatcagctattctggattgggtgttgtaatgaaccagaattaattaggtcacttcaGTTCAAAGAACCCTTCAGGGCAAatgatcttaatatgatcaaattcaccctgacattagagaaggagaaggtaaagtcagatgtggaataaagagaattagagagaCATGAGAGATAAATTGGTcgaaattgatttgaaaagaacacgggcagggatgaaaacagagcagcaatggcaggaatttctggaagcaattcagaaggcacaggatatatacagtggcatgcaaatgtttgggcacccctggttaaaatttatgttactgtgaatagctaagcgagtaaaggatgtcctgatttccaaaaggcacaaagttaaacatggcacatttctttaatattttaagcaacattacatttttatttccatcttttacagtttcaaaataatgaaaaaggaaaagggcccgaagtgAAAGTTTGGAcaacctgcatggtcagtacttagtaacaccccctttggcaagtatcacagcttgtaaacactttctgtagccagctaagagtttttcaattcttgcttgggtaaatttctgggttcagtAGTTAGCAGCAAAACACTGACTGTTGAAATTACAGATCAGAATGTTATTAGAGTCACAGAccccagcagcactgaaacaggcccttcggcccttctagtcaatgctgacctgtttttgtttttactgcctatttccaactacctgcaccatagcctccatacacctcccatccatgtcatcACTCAAATTTCTCTTTAGTGTCTCAATTGGACCCACAtctatcacttccactggcagctcattccacactcccaccaacctctgagtgaagaattccccTTCAAACTCCTCTAAAAGAATTCACTTTCACCCTGAATTTATGTCCAAtgtgggggtggagagggaagacaGTAAGGGGAGGGGGTGGTCGAGTGCGGAGAGGGAAACACAGCGGAGAGTTTATACTTAATATCTTTCAGAGAAAGTACTTGCTTAaacttacttgctgcaaacctactcTCCATACCCTGTACATTCTCAACCAAATTATTGATCGAGATGACAAGTAGCAATGTTAAAAGCTcgaagtacattttattatcagagtacatatgtcaccacatacaaccctgagattctttttcctgcaggaacacttagcaaatctatagaatagtaacaggatcag from the Mobula birostris isolate sMobBir1 chromosome 13, sMobBir1.hap1, whole genome shotgun sequence genome contains:
- the LOC140207968 gene encoding uncharacterized protein; protein product: MAHQRVHTGDRLFTCADCGKGFTYSSKLKVHQRVHTGERPFTCSDCGKGFISSSQLKVHQRVHTGERPFTCSDCGKGFTQSFQLLRHQSVHTREWPFTCSDCGKGFISSSKLKVHQRVHTGERPFTCSDCGKSYTQSSDLMGHQRVHTGEWPFTCSDCGKGFISAPKLKVHQRVHTGEKPFTCSDCGKGFTRSSKLKVHQRLHTGERPFTCSVCRKGFTSSSQLKVHQHVHTGERPFTCSDCGKGFTLSPHLLRHQLVHTGAWPFTCSVFQPVRKAEQRLLLTGVAVECAFHDEGDVEIFLNERKNAALINVRGHRHWVKSSSNGDRERTQHCPDRRREKPQTLPNSSGINNSKIKKKRTSF